The following proteins are co-located in the Phlebotomus papatasi isolate M1 unplaced genomic scaffold, Ppap_2.1 HiC_scaffold_533, whole genome shotgun sequence genome:
- the LOC129809259 gene encoding uncharacterized protein LOC129809259 — translation MIETPGSRVTQREQGESGLFGRLSSILGDNMTIVRQFCRAVKKCAHLESRKWFLLQCRRQGIFPRHITENVECVVNLITLDSPFNGKAKRLMDDFKARILKLEIGITHWRLKKMEREINSKKRGIQECLHYSNDCRLFFMDQEHAYERILAEKLAVVGRKLVACRQRGDGAVDFAEHQEFLVNVSDVEIPAGVTKLLSLGPKFALPTGRLPIFHMLAETEVVVRNVEDQTEKDRLRSRLVNTLQNCSRGSRSLLPQERLIQTLERETSEFLKEKGQEIVIINSDKGNKTTILNRRDYDSKMEELVNDETTYKLITKDPTHKFQTKNNELARGLYEKGRIDMLQKYKLTTYNAVAPRIYGLPKIHKPGVPLRPVVSFVASPTYNMAKFVAYQLSPLANNPINVRNSEELARFVTEQRLPENHILISLDVVALFTNVPIDLVLQEIRRRYSGGVQLFSPKNSFYTRV, via the coding sequence ATGATTGAAACTCCCGGATCTCGAGTGACACAGCGGGAGCAGGGAGAGAGTGGACTGTTTGGTAGATTGTCCTCTATATTGGGGGATAACATGACAATTGTGAGACAGTTTTGTAGAGCTGTAAAGAAATGTGCGCATTTGGAGTCAAGGAAGTGGTTCCTTCTTCAATGCAGAAGACAGGGAATTTTCCCACGACACATCACAGAAAATGTCGAATGTGTAGTGAACCTCATTACCCTTGACTCTCCATTCAATGGTAAGGCAAAGAGGTTGATGGATGATTTTAAAGCAAGAATTCTCAAACTTGAGATCGGTATTACACACTGGAGGTTGAAGAAAATGGAAAGGGAGATAAACAGTAAAAAGAGGGGTATCCAGGAATGTCTGCACTACAGCAATGATTGCAGGCTTTTCTTTATGGATCAGGAGCATGCATATGAGAGAATCCTGGCCGAAAAGTTAGCAGTGGTGGGCAGGAAATTGGTGGCTTGCCGACAGAGGGGAGATGGAGCAGTGGACTTTGCCGAACATCAGGAATTCCTGGTGAATGTTAGTGATGTTGAGATCCCAGCGGGTGTAACAAAACTCCTCTCCCTGGGGCCAAAATTTGCTCTCCCTACAGGACGGCTGCCGATATTTCACATGCTGGCGGAAACTGAGGTAGTGGTAAGGAATGTAGAGGATCAGACAGAGAAAGACAGATTGAGATCACGATTGGTGAATACGCTACAAAATTGCTCTAGGGGATCCAGGTCTCTTCTGCCACAGGAGAGGCTCATCCAAACACTGGAGAGGGAGACGTCCGAATTTCTGAAAGAAAAGGGTCAGGAAATTGTGATCATCAATTCAGATAAGGGTAATAAGACCACGATTTTAAACAGGAGGGATTACGATAGCAAAATGGAAGAATTGGTGAATGATGAGACTACGTACAAACTAATTACTAAAGATCCTACGCACAAGTTTCAAACAAAGAACAATGAACTTGCGCGAGGTCTGTATGAAAAGGGAAGAATTGATATGCTCCAGAAATATAAACTTACTACTTATAATGCTGTCGCCCCCAGGATTTATGGCTTACCAAAAATTCATAAGCCTGGAGTCCCCCTTCGTCCGGTAGTCTCGTTTGTGGCAAGCCCTACATACAACATGGCAAAATTTGTGGCATATCAGTTGTCTCCGCTGGCCAATAACCCCATTAATGTTAGAAATTCGGAAGAACTAGCCAGGTTTGTGACGGAGCAACGTCTTCCGGAAAACCACATTCTCATCAGCTTGGATGTGGTGGCACTCTTCACAAACGTGCCCATTGACCTTGTACTTCAGGAGATCCGCAGAAGATACAGTGGAGGTGTTCAACTCTTTTCacccaaaaattcattttacactAGAGTGTGA